Below is a window of Desulfobotulus pelophilus DNA.
CCGGGCGCAGGGAGGCGTGGCCTCGGTTTTTTCGGATAGGGATTCCTTTGAGTTGCATATAAAAGATACCCTGGAATCCGGGGCTGGGCTCTGTGATCCTGAGGTGACGGATATGGTGGTTCGCAACGGGCCGGAACGCATCCGTGAACTGATGGATATGGGCGTTCAATTCAGCCAGACCGACGGAGATCATCTGGATCTGGGGCGGGAAGGCGGCCACTCAGAGAAACGTATTGTGCATGCTCTGGATATGACGGGCTGGGAAATTGAGTCCGTTCTTGTGGCAAGGGTGAAGTCCCACCCCAGAATTCGGGTATATGAACATCATATAGCCATTGATTTTCTGACCCACGCCAGGGGGATTCGGAGGGGCCTTGTGGTCACCAGCCATGAGGAACGTTGCTGCGGTGCCTATGTGCTGGATATTGCCTCGGACAGGGTCTGCACCTTCACGGCTGCCGTCACCCTTCTGGCCACAGGCGGAGCCGGTAAGGTTTACCCGTATACCAGCAATCCGGATGTGGCCACAGGGGATGGTGTGGCCATGGCCTATCGTGCCGGGGCTTCCGTTGCCAACCTGGAGTTTGTGCAGTTTCATCCCACCTGTTTGTATCATCCGGAAGCCAAAAATTTTTTGATTTCGGAAGCTGTGCGTGGAGAAGGCGGCATTTTGCGTAATGCCAGAGGCGAAGCCTTTATGGAGCGCTATTCGCCCCTGAAGGATCTTGCTTGCAGGGATGTGGTGGCCAGAGCCATCGATACGGAACTTAAACGAACAGGTGACAGCTCGGCCTTTTTGGACATTAGCCACAGGGATGAAGACTTTGTCCGCAGGCGTTTCCCCAATCTCTACGCCCGTTGTATGAATTTTGGTATTGATATGACAAACGATCCCATTCCGGTGGTGCCTGCTGCCCATTATATGTGCGGCGGTGTGGCAACGGATCTTTCGGGACGGACGGATATTTCCTGCCTGTATGCCGTGGGAGAAACCGCCTGTACGGGGCTTCACGGTGCCAACCGTCTGGCCAGCAATTCCCTTTTGGAAGCCCTTGTATATGCCCACAGGGCAGCGGAAAATGCCATAGCAGGATATGGGGGGCAGCCCCTTCCGGAGGATTTGCCCGATTGGGATGAAATGGGCACCACAGACAGTGACGAGGCTGTGATGGTGGCCCATAACTGGGATGAAATCCGTATGTTCATGTGGAATTATGTGGGCATCGTACGATCGGACAAGCGACTGGCAAGGGCAAGGCGGAGAATTGATAACATACAGAGGGAAATACAGGAATATTACTGGAATTTCCGTGTGACATCAGATCTGATTGAGCTGCGCAACATTGCCCTTGTGGCGGAACTGATCATTCGTAGTGCCCAGCGCCGTAAGGAAAGCCGGGGGCTGCATTTTTCCATCGATTTTCCTGATCGGGATGATAAAAAATGGGGGCAGAATACGGTTCTGAAACGAAGCAGCCGAACATGAGGCAGATAGTTTTTAGCCAGTTTCCCGCAGGCATGGATAGGGCCAAATGACATAGGCGGATTGATTCCAGAATCTTTTTCCGGTTTTTTGCCCGGCGCTCAAGCCCGGAAAAGGGGTGGCCACCGGCAGGTATGGCCAGCTTGAATGCCGCACAGGCTTATGCTATGGGCGGTTTCTGCCCCGTATAGAGGGTGGCTACCCCCAGAGTGAATGGTCGGAAGGCTACATTTTGAAACCCTCTGCTTTGGATTTTCTCTGCAAAGTCCGAAGGGCCTGGAAAGGCCATGACAGAGTCCGGAAGATAGGTGTAGGCAAAATTGCTGGAGAACAGCCCGCCGATAAGGGGCAGAATGCGTTTAAAATAGAGCAGATACAGTTTTCTGAGGGGGCCTTCAGGGGGAGTGGCCAGCTCCAGTACCGCGAGCCTTCCGGCGGGTTTCAGGCAACGATAAAATTCGTCCAGAGCTTTTTCTCTGTCCTGAATGTTTCGGATACCAAAGGCAATGGTAATGGCATCAAAGCTGTTTTCTTCAAAGGGCAGGTGCAGGGCATTGGCCGGCTTGAGTTCGATGGAAGCTCCCATCCCGCAGACCCTGATTTTTTCCCGACCGATTTCCAGCATCTTTTCGGAAAAGTCCACGCCAGTAACCCATGCTCTGGGGTGCTGGCGGATTACTTCCATTGCCACATCCCCAGTACCGCAGGCCACATCCAGTACCCTGCCCTTTTCCGGCAGCTGGAGGGAACGGACGGCTCTGCGTCGCCACAGGGTGTCCTGGCGGAGACTTAAGAGCCGGTTCAGGAAATCGTACCGGGGTGCAATGGCATCGAACATACTCTGTACAAAGGGAATTTCTTTATTTTTCATTGACAAGACCGTCACAGGTATTAGTTTTGCGTCGTTGTTTATAAATAGAAGAAAACAGGAATAAGGGACTATCACATTCCTTGGGTATATGCAAAATAAACGGATCCGGGACTGTACCGGTGCAACAAATGGGTAGGTTATGGCGGAAAAACGGGATTATTATGAGGTTCTCGGCGTCAGCCGGGATGCGGATGCGGACAGTATTAAAAAAAGTTACCGCAAACTGGCCATGAAATATCATCCGGATAAAAATCCGGGGGATAAAAAGGCGGAAGACCGATTCAAAGAAGCATCGGAAGCCTATGCGGTGCTTTCCGATGAGGAGAAGCGGCGTATTTATGACCAGTATGGTCACAGAGGCCTTGAAAATTCCGGTTTTTCCGGAGCCGGTGGTTTTGAGGATATTTTTTCTAATTTCGGGGATATTTTTGAAGATTTTTTCGGATTTGGCGGACGCAGGGGCGGTGGTCAGCGTAGCCGAAGGGGGTCGGATCTCCGCTATGATCTGGAGATAGATTTTACCGAAGCGGCTTTTGGTTCCGAAAGGGAGCTGGAGTTTGAAAAGCTGGAAAATTGTGAAGGCTGTGATGGGGACGGTTGCGAGCCGGGTTCCGGCCCTGAAGTCTGCCCCCATTGTCGGGGAACGGGTCAGTATGCCCAGACGCAGGGCTTTTTCACCGTGCGCAGTACCTGTCCTTATTGTAAGGGGGCCGGTAAAATTATACGCAACCCCTGTGCCAGATGCCATGGGCGTGGCCGCATGCCGGCAAAGAAAAAGGTCTCCGTTCGGATTCCAGCAGGTGTGGACAATGGCTCCCGGCTGAGACTGACGGGAGAAGGAGAGCCCGGA
It encodes the following:
- the dnaJ gene encoding molecular chaperone DnaJ, which codes for MAEKRDYYEVLGVSRDADADSIKKSYRKLAMKYHPDKNPGDKKAEDRFKEASEAYAVLSDEEKRRIYDQYGHRGLENSGFSGAGGFEDIFSNFGDIFEDFFGFGGRRGGGQRSRRGSDLRYDLEIDFTEAAFGSERELEFEKLENCEGCDGDGCEPGSGPEVCPHCRGTGQYAQTQGFFTVRSTCPYCKGAGKIIRNPCARCHGRGRMPAKKKVSVRIPAGVDNGSRLRLTGEGEPGPDGGPKGDLYVFIHVKSHKLFQREGSDIICFVDISMVQAALGDTISVETLEGEKELEIPKGTQYGDTFRLKGQGMPSLRTGQRGDQIIQVHVKTPSHVNKKQEKLLREFAKLDEEKFTNKLKNLFKGL
- the ubiE gene encoding bifunctional demethylmenaquinone methyltransferase/2-methoxy-6-polyprenyl-1,4-benzoquinol methylase UbiE — encoded protein: MKNKEIPFVQSMFDAIAPRYDFLNRLLSLRQDTLWRRRAVRSLQLPEKGRVLDVACGTGDVAMEVIRQHPRAWVTGVDFSEKMLEIGREKIRVCGMGASIELKPANALHLPFEENSFDAITIAFGIRNIQDREKALDEFYRCLKPAGRLAVLELATPPEGPLRKLYLLYFKRILPLIGGLFSSNFAYTYLPDSVMAFPGPSDFAEKIQSRGFQNVAFRPFTLGVATLYTGQKPPIA
- the nadB gene encoding L-aspartate oxidase, coding for MRIHSDFLVLGSGVAGLMFALKVAEHGQVAVVTKSEISESNTVRAQGGVASVFSDRDSFELHIKDTLESGAGLCDPEVTDMVVRNGPERIRELMDMGVQFSQTDGDHLDLGREGGHSEKRIVHALDMTGWEIESVLVARVKSHPRIRVYEHHIAIDFLTHARGIRRGLVVTSHEERCCGAYVLDIASDRVCTFTAAVTLLATGGAGKVYPYTSNPDVATGDGVAMAYRAGASVANLEFVQFHPTCLYHPEAKNFLISEAVRGEGGILRNARGEAFMERYSPLKDLACRDVVARAIDTELKRTGDSSAFLDISHRDEDFVRRRFPNLYARCMNFGIDMTNDPIPVVPAAHYMCGGVATDLSGRTDISCLYAVGETACTGLHGANRLASNSLLEALVYAHRAAENAIAGYGGQPLPEDLPDWDEMGTTDSDEAVMVAHNWDEIRMFMWNYVGIVRSDKRLARARRRIDNIQREIQEYYWNFRVTSDLIELRNIALVAELIIRSAQRRKESRGLHFSIDFPDRDDKKWGQNTVLKRSSRT